The following coding sequences lie in one Rutidosis leptorrhynchoides isolate AG116_Rl617_1_P2 chromosome 4, CSIRO_AGI_Rlap_v1, whole genome shotgun sequence genomic window:
- the LOC139844966 gene encoding uncharacterized protein, protein MFNLTKLEHTLRLRPDLLSRPLHEAVKGELEALFLDKVIAKLGLCVSVYDIESIKDGEIFANEGAPTYTVMFRLIIFRPFVGEIISATLRESKADGLRLSLGFFDDIYVPELLMPEPSIAEPVSENANQVLWSWTFNDEKYSIDGVDEIRFRVQNVKFPEIPKEQIEGKLFAPMEVIGSLVSEGGLGPISWWV, encoded by the exons ATGTTCAACTTAACCAAATTGGAGCATACATTGCGACTGCGGCCTGACCTTTTGAGCCGCCCTCTTCACGAGGCAGTTAAAGGAGAGCTCGAGGCTCTTTTTTTGGATAAG GTAATCGCAAAATTGGGGCTATGCGTATCAGTGTATGATATTGAGTCAATTAAAGATGGTGAAATCTTTGCTAACGAGGGTGCTCCGACTTACACA GTAATGTTTAGGTTGATAATATTTCGGCCGTTTGTAGGAGAAATTATTTCAGCTACACTTAGAGAGTCTAAAGCTGACGGTCTACGAT TATCACTTGGATTTTTCGACGACATATATGTACCGGAATTGCTAATGCCAGAGCCTTCCATTGCCGAGCCTGTCTCAGAAAATGC GAACCAAGTTTTATGGTCATGGACATTCAATGATGAGAAGTATTCTATAGATGGAGTTGACGAG ATTAGGTTTCGAGTTCAAAATGTAAAGTTTCCCGAGATCCCGAAGGAGCAAATCGAGGGGAAGCTATTTGCCCCTATGGAAGTCATT GGATCGCTTGTGTCGGAGGGTGGTTTGGGCCCGATTTCTTGGTGGGTTTAG